The Chloroflexota bacterium sequence GTGTAGGCGCCACGACTCAGGGCCAGGACCGCGGCCGCGGTCATCACAAACGGCAGCGGGCCGCGCCGCAGGTCATTGATGACCACGCCGAGCCGCGAGACTCGTCGCATCTCGGCAAATGCCGTGATCGCGTCATCGGGATCGAAATGGTGCATCAGCAGCGACGCGTGGGCGACGTCCACCTCGCCGTCGGCCAGCGGGATGGCGCGCGCATCGGCCTTCAGCAGGGACACATTGTTGGTACCGGCCAGGTTACGAGCGGCGATGTCGAGCACCTCCGCCCGCAGGTCCGACGCGATCACCTCGACGTGCCTCTGGCGCCGGAGGCGACGCACGAAGTCTCCCGACCCCGTCCCGACGTCCAGGACGGTCGCCTCGGTCTGCTCGCCCAGCAGCCGTTCGACGGCCCGCACGCTCTCGCCGATGCCTCCCGGGAGGCGATTGAGCATCGCCATCTCGCGCAGGTTCCGGCGCAGCTCGAGCAGGTCGAGATGCTCCGCGTCGAGCAGCTCGTGCACGGTGGAACGGGCGTTGAGGAGGCTGACCACGAGGCGGTCACTATGCGCGATGTCCCCGGGCAGCGCAGGCGTGGCACCATGCCGGCATGCGACTTGACCCGACCATCACGGCCGTCGACGCGCATGCCGGAGGTGAGCCGGGGCGGGTCATCATTGGCGGAGTCCACGACGTGCCGGGCGCGACGATGCTCGAGAAGCGCAACCACCTGGCCGAGCACGGGGACCAGCTGCGACGCCTGATGCTGCGCGAGCCGCGCGGCTACCCTGCCCTCTGCGCGAACGTGATCCTGCCCCCCACCGACCCAAAGGCCGATGCGGGCTTCGTGATCATGGAGCAGGCGGAGTACCCGGCCATGAGCGGCTCGAACACGATCTGCACCGCCACCGTCCTGATAGCCGAAAAGCTGGTTCCGGTCGCGGAGCCGATCACCCAACTCACCCTCGAGGCGCCCGCCGGCCTGATTCGCATCAGAGCGGAAGTCCGCGA is a genomic window containing:
- a CDS encoding methyltransferase domain-containing protein, which translates into the protein MVSLLNARSTVHELLDAEHLDLLELRRNLREMAMLNRLPGGIGESVRAVERLLGEQTEATVLDVGTGSGDFVRRLRRQRHVEVIASDLRAEVLDIAARNLAGTNNVSLLKADARAIPLADGEVDVAHASLLMHHFDPDDAITAFAEMRRVSRLGVVINDLRRGPLPFVMTAAAVLALSRGAYTRHDGVLSARRAYTLAELDTLASKAGLKRVSRSGRFWPRVTTVYR